A region from the Deltaproteobacteria bacterium genome encodes:
- a CDS encoding thioredoxin family protein gives MNKPPYQKIRSVLLIGLILLGANPSWAGSFKEVPVKDMVTLVDLGANACIPCKMMAPIMTKLEKDYQGKAAIVFIDVWKFRDQADRFGIRVIPTQIFYDKTGKEVARHEGFMGEKDIVAQLKKMGVK, from the coding sequence ATGAATAAACCGCCTTATCAAAAAATCAGGAGTGTGCTCCTCATAGGATTAATATTACTGGGAGCCAACCCATCCTGGGCCGGCAGTTTTAAAGAGGTGCCGGTCAAAGACATGGTAACCCTGGTTGACCTGGGGGCCAATGCCTGCATTCCCTGCAAGATGATGGCCCCCATCATGACCAAATTAGAGAAAGACTACCAGGGCAAGGCCGCAATTGTTTTCATCGACGTCTGGAAATTCAGAGACCAGGCTGACCGCTTCGGAATTCGGGTCATACCGACCCAGATTTTTTATGATAAAACCGGCAAAGAAGTCGCCCGTCATGAAGGGTTTATGGGCGAGAAGGATATCGTCGCCCAGTTAAAAAAGATGGGGGTTAAATAA